The stretch of DNA CATCATGACTTCTGTAGCCCCTACGATTTCTGATGGCTTATAATCGCCACCTTTGACCAAAATATCAGGTTGGATGGTATTAATCAATGTTAAGGGAGTGTCTTCATCAAAACAGACCACCGCATCAACAAAGACTAGAGATGCTAGCATCATCAGTCGGGTTTGTATCGCTTGTATCGGTCGGTGTTCACCCTTTAATCTTTTGACAGAGGCATCCGAATTTAGACCAATAACCAATCGGTCACCTAAATCGCGGGCTTGTGCGAGGTAGTGCAAATGTCCGTAGTGCAAAATATCGAAGCAGCCATTAGTGAAAACGACTTTTTCATCATTTGCTGCCCATTGAGCTCGTTGTTGCTGGATTTGTGTTATGGTTTGAATTTTTTCTTTAATTTGGTTGAGGTATGACATGTGCTTGGGGGTGGTAGGTCCGGTTAACAATAGGTAAAGCAATCAACGCAATAATTCCGATTAA from Saprospiraceae bacterium encodes:
- the rfaE2 gene encoding D-glycero-beta-D-manno-heptose 1-phosphate adenylyltransferase is translated as MSYLNQIKEKIQTITQIQQQRAQWAANDEKVVFTNGCFDILHYGHLHYLAQARDLGDRLVIGLNSDASVKRLKGEHRPIQAIQTRLMMLASLVFVDAVVCFDEDTPLTLINTIQPDILVKGGDYKPSEIVGATEVMMAGGAVKVLSFIPGYSTSAIEQKIKAQE